In Nostoc sphaeroides, the genomic window TCGGTATTTTTGACATCATCTGTCAATAACCAACCGAGATACTGAGATTGTAAGGATTCTGAGTCACTATTCATGAGTAGATGCACCTGATCCGGACACTAATGAGTTACGAATTTCCCAAGCTTGCTCAAGAATCTTAAACCATCGTTTTTGAAGTTGTGCCATTGACAACCCTAAAGTTTTGGCGATTTTTTCATCGGCTTGTCCTTGTTGCTTCAACTCTAGTAAAGACCGTTGCTTATTGTCCAGCTGTGCTGTATATACTTGCCATTGCTGGGGAGTTAAGCCCAAATTGGTGTGCAAAGAAGCTTCCAGCCACTCGTGAACCAATTCCCAACGGTGTAATAAAGCAAACCGAATCAAATGATACTTGAAGCGCTGCTGTAAGTAATCTCTCTGACGAGGCGTTAAACCTAAAATAGACTCAATTTCCTGTGCTGATAGATCCTGGAGGCGCAGCGAAAAGTAATTAGCACAGTCAGATTGTTGCCGTTCTTCGAGATAATTCATTAATTCTGTAACTACAACGGAACGCAAAGTATCTTCTTCAGGTTCGGGTTCGGCTTGCGTCGCCATTGTCGAGCGTAATTGATGCACTGCTGGTTCTTCCCAACAACCATCGCCTTCGTTATTGCTGCCTTCTGCGGCTTGTTCTATATCTACACTGGTTTCTGGGGGCTGGTGTTGAGAAAAAGTTTGCGCCCGCAAGATAATTAGCTGCTGCTGACGGCCTGGTAAGGGAATGCGTCGTTTGCCGTAGCGTTCGGTAAATGCCATGTACTCGGACAATTCTAGAAGCGTTTGAGGGCGATAAGTAACACCAAGTTGATTTTCTCGCCGGAAAGCGTTTAATGCCTCCAGATAAAAACTCTGTAAGAAATCTTCAATTATAGTCAGTCGCCCTTGATAGCTTAATTGCTTCTGAGGCGGGTTAATGTATCGATAAATAATTGCACTCAGAGTACTGTGTAATTCTACCCTGCCGCGATTTGAACCCAACTGATAGTACCTGAGACACTGTTGTAGGCGATGCCGAGCCAGGGTCATCGCCGAGCTTTCTACAGACCCAGAAGCTTGAATACGTTTGCTTTCTTGGCAAATCCGATATACTTCGGTGGTAATACGTCTTGCTACATCGTGGCAATTTTGTTCCGAAGCTTTGGTTGATTGTTGAAACTCCCTAGACAGGAGTTGAAAGATCACCTCCACGCCTTTAGAATTTTCTCCCAGAATATTTGCAGATGGAATAGTTGCGGTTGCGGCTGAATTCATAGTCTCAGTTTTCAAAAGACCCTAAGTATTTAAATACAACCTGTACGACTGTGGGTATTGGCTTTTTTGATTTTACGTATAAGCTAAACGCAGACCAATCCTACATTGAGAATGTGGCTGATTTTATTATTCCCAACTTCGATGGGATTGTTCACACTTTGATAGATGTTATTGCCATTACCCAGGAGCCGTATACAAGTCATTATGGATTTAGAAGCACAAATTCAATTGCTGATTGACAATGCACCCCGCGATGGTATAACACCAAATTTGATTGCAGCAATTGCTCCTGCCCTTAGAGCGATCGCTCAAAAATTACGTCACTCCCAGTACTATATTCTCCAAAATTCAGAGTCAAGCTGGGTTTTAACTACATTGAGCAATCTTACTAATCCAGGATTGGAAAAGCGCGTTCTTTACGCTTTTCCTACCATACAGGATGTCTCTCTAATTTCCCCTGCTGGGCTTGACCCTCAAATGCTAGCTAAAATTATCCCTGTCACCCATATTTTGTTCCAATTGGTGGCATTAGAACCCGTAGATAGCATCATTTTTTTGGAGACGCCGGGTAAGACCACTCATACCGTTGAAATTCGGCGAACTGAACTAGAAAAACTCATGCAGAAACAGCTACGACAACAGCGATCGCCTAAACAGATACCCCCTGATATTGCATAGAAAAAACTTGGATGTGGGATTTTTTAGATACAATCCCACATCCAAAATTTTAAATCTCAAATTTGTTTGAAAAAGTTTTTGATCAAAATAAATTAATGCCAGTTATCAACCTTCTAGTTCTTTAAAGAAGCAAGCGATCAGCTTAATTTTCCGCGTAATCTAAAATTGGTTAACAAACAGTTCTCAGTGAACATTTTTCCAAATTTAGTTGACCATTAAGCAAAATTTTCCCACCTAAGAACAGGTGGAAGGTTTCGCTTGGGGTCTAAAGTCCCCTAAAGTACCTGTTAACTGGTAATTGATTTAGTAAAGGCGGCTCAGTGTGTACTCGGCTATGTTAATCAATGCCTGGTGGGATTCTGAAGGTGGTAGAACTGCGAGATGTTCAATTGCTAACTTCGCATGGTGAGCAGCTAACTCTCGCGCCTGCTGTATGCCTTGACTATCTTGAATTAGTGCTAGTGCTTGCTCTAAATCCCCCTCTTGAGCAAACTCTCTCTCAATCAGCACTTCCAAGGATGGTTTTTGGGCTAAAGCAAATAAAACGGGTGCAGTCAGATTACCACTTTTAAGATCCGACCCCACTGGTTTACCCAAAGTATCTGTTGTACTGGTGAAATCTAGAATGTCGTCAACAATTTGAAATGCTATACCAAAATGACGACCGTAGCTGTATAAATGCTCAACAGTTTCTCGTGAAACTTCGCTGAGTAACCCAGCAGCTTTAGAACTGTTGGCGATTAACGAAGCTGTTTTGTAATAACTCTTTTGCAGGTAAGTTTCAATAGAGATACTAGCATCAAAACGATTCAATCCCTGCTGAATTTCCCCAGTAGCTAGATCCATAATGACTTCTGAGAGGAGTTTCACTACCTCCAAATTGTCCAAATTTGCTAAATACCAGGACGATTGGGCAAAAAGAAAATCTCCTGCTAATATGGCAATGCGATTACCGAACAAACTATGAACGGTAGGAACGCCTCGCCTCACATCTGATTCATCTACCACATCGTCATGTACCAAGCTAGCTGTGTGAATCATTTCTGTAATCTCAGCTAGGCGGCGATGACGCGGTGTAATGTCTTGTTCTAACATTGTTGCCCGCGATATTAGCAGGACAATTGCTGGTCTGATACGCTTTCCCCCAGCACCGAATAAATGTTCGGCTGCTGCAAACAGAATGGGGTGGCGATTTCCAACTAGCTGTTTTAGGTTATCTGCTAGTAGTCGCAGGTCTGCTTCCACAGGGGTAAACAGGGAGGTGGCTGGGGTCATGGATGGGCGGACTCTGACTTAGGTTACGAAAGTTTACATATCCTACACTCATTTTAAGATAACCCTGTGCCAGCGCAAAGTTTTCATAAGGTAATCCCATTTTCATGAGTCTATGGGTGATAATTAAGGTTACTGATGTGTTTGTCAATAAGCAATTATGCTTAATTTCTGCTAAATCATGTTTTAAAGTAACTTAAAACATGATTTATAAGTAGATGGGAATAAATATCAGCTAAAATTCTATTAAGTAGTTTCCCGGTACGGGTTTACCGCCACATTCCTAAGCAATATTGCCTATTGACAAAATGGATGTAGTCTAATTATTTCACAAGTGAGTCGGACTAAATTTCTTCAAGACTGAAGTGTGGCTATTCAAAAAATTTGAAATTTAGCAGTCGAATCGGCTCAAAATTTAAGGTCGTTGTGTTACGCTAAAATATAGGAATTTTAAATTTTTCAGATATTAACACCCGAAAAGTAAGTCACCTAGTAGTTGATTTTACTGGATCGGTGATGTAATTCTAAAATAATTAGTCGTAGCTTAAAATTAGGGAAATAATTCCTTTTATTTTTCCTACGACCCGTGAACTCCTGGTTTGGAGCTATGCGATATCCCTATGGGAAGCCGCTACACGTCTTAAGCGCACGTTGAGCGCAAGCATTGCTCCTTTCACAGCAATGTGAGCAAAAATAAAGCAGATCAAGTAGACCGCAAAGAATCATAGTTTTAGATTGCCTTTTAGCAATCTAAATGCTGTGGGATCTATGGTCTGCAAGAAGCCGCATTAGACAATAAATTATTTATCTGTAGAGAATTCTATCTTTATAGGTAATTTTACCATAGGAAACTCCAGCCATCAAGAAAGTACTTGCTTGGCTGAGGTTCTACTAATTTTATGGAATTTTATATTTATTTAGAAAGCTGCTAGTAGAACAATGATTTACGGAAGTGTACCTATGATGATTTTTATTTTAGCGTCTGGATATTTGTTCACAGTTTACCTGTTATTAGCACTGGCAAAGCGAACAGGTACAAAGACTGTTCCGACAAGTTTCCCTTCATCTACCGAAGGAAAACACAAGCAGGAGATATCGGTAAGGGCAAAGGTGACTGAAGCAGTTAATAGTCAATAGTCATTTGTTATTTGTCCTTTGTCCTTGGGCATTAAAAAGAGGCTCGGCGCGGGGTGCTGCTCTTGCTGAGGGGAAAATTCTTCTCCCTTACTCCCTGCCCCCTGCCCCCTGCCCCCTGCCCCCTGCCCCCTGCCCCCTGCCCCCTGCCCCCTGCCTCCTTCAATGGAGTTGGGAAATAGCGGTATCAGTGAAGCAAACCTCTTCAACCATTGGGGTATAGCCTAGCCACTGTACTCCTGACTGGGAAAACTGTTTCGGACAACCGCTAACAGCGAAGCGAGTTGGTAGTGGGAGGTGGGTATTTTTTAAGCCTAGCAAGTCTAACTCTTGGGCACAAGCTGCTACGACATGAACAGCTGGGTCAATCAGTTGGACATGGGAGGGGAGGAGCGATCGCAATACTGGTGTAAGGTGGGGATAATGAGTACAACCGTGAACTAAAGTGTCAATTTCCTGCTCTAGTAAAGGCTCTAGGTAGGCTCGTGCTACTTCAGCAGTGTAGGGATCATGAATCCGGTTTTGCTCGATGAGTGGCACAAACTCTGGACATCCAACTTGCCAGACTTGGACATTAGGAGCAATTTCGATTATTGCGTGCTTATAAGCATTACTTTTCGCTGTAGCCGGAGTGGCAATTACACCAATCCGCTTCCCTTGTTGCACCGCAGCTTTTGCACCTGGTAGGATTACTCCCAAAATCGGTATGTTGAATTCCTGACGCACGGTTTCAAGGGCTAGGGCAGAACTGGTGTTACAAGCCATAATTACCATTTTTACCTGCTGCTGTTGTAGCCAGGTAATAATTTCACGCGTAAATTGTAAAATTTCTGTTTGGGAACGAATTCCGTAAGGGAGTCGAGCTGTATCCCCAAAGTAAACAATTGATTCATTGGGGAGTTGCCGATATAGTTGTCGCAGTACTGTCAGTCCACCCACACCACTGTCAAAGATGCCAATTGGGGCACGTTGGGGTTCTTGCTCAGAAAAATTGTCAAGATTCGCTTCAAAGATCGAAGATGAATACACGGGCAAATATAAATTTAGGTTTTGGGATTTAAAATACAGAATTTAGCAGACAATGTACAAATTGACTACTAAATTCTGGATACCAAAAAAGTCTAAATACCACCTTTTAATAGTAATTTGTACTATATTAACGCTGTAAGTATTTTAGGATGCCACGAGCGATCGCTTCTGCCATTTGATTTTGATACTCTGGTGTTCCCAATCTGGGATTGTCTTCTCGACCAGTCATATAACCTGTTTCTACTAAAATCGAGGGCATAGAGCTTTTTCTAAGAACGTAGAATCTGGCTTTGCGGGTTCCCCGGTCTTTAATTGTGCTGATGTTCTGGAGGATGGTATTGCGAACTACTTCAGCCAGAGCATAACCGCTATCATAATAATATACTTCTAACCCATTAACATCAGGGCGATTATCAACCGAATTAGCGTGAATGCTGACAAAGGCAGTCGCATTAACTCGCTCGGCAATTTCTACCCGTCCCTGAAGTTCTACGAAAAAGTCAGCATCTCGTGTAAGTACAGCCTGTACACCATTTTGCTCTAAAATGGCTGCTACCCTTTTACCAATGGGCAGAATTACGTCCTTTTCTAAAAGTCCGCCTAGACCTGGGGCACCTGAGTCTTTTCCACCATGTCCTGGGTCAATCACAACTAGTAATTTCCCTCTCTTGACTGAGGGACGCGGCTGTGGCTGGGAGATAGGACGGGGGTTATCTGTGGGGTTTGGGAATTGACTTAGGTTTGGCGATGGCAGAGGAGGTAAAGTAATAGGGGGTGTGACGCTACCAGAGCGTTGTAATTCTAAAGCCAAAAGCTGGTCGCCAACTTGATTGAGTTCCCCAATTTGTACGCCGGCTGCTGGTTGAACCAAGACGACGACAGTATTGGATTCTTGTGGTTGCAGGCGGACTCGCAGGATAGGGCTATTAGCATTAAAATTCGGGCCTGTCACTTTGGGGGCTAACCGAGCATTGTTGATGGTGATGCGGAACAGACCAGAAGTTCTGTCCCAGCCTCCTATAGCAGATAAAGCAAGGTCTGCTCTAATCAGAAGTTGTGTCCCATTACCAGCTAATTGCACAGACTCAATGGTAGCAGGTGAGGTGTTAGTAGATGGTATTGGGCGTAGACTATTACCTCCAGGCAACTGGGCAACGCCACGACTGGGCAGAACTACAAAACCACCAATACTGCTAGTTGTTGCCCGCCAATTTTGACTATTTTCGTCCACCTGTAAAGTCATCCGAACAACAGATGGGCTTGTTTGTAGTTGGCTGAACTGAATGCGGCTGACACCATAGCGATTAATCGGCAAATCGCGCTGCCCTAGATTTGGTGATAAAGTAGCGCCAGTAATATCGATATTAACTGCCCTTTGATCGTTGCTACGATTTACCTGAATCTGAGGATTACCACCATTGGTGCGGATGAAAAAACCATCGCCTGTGACTTGTAAGTTCTCAATTTGAGTAACTCTGGCGGCAAGTATTCCGTTTTTAGGCGGATTGACAGGGTTTGGTGTCACTACGTTGTAAATATTTCTTTGGGAGAACACTGATGGAGATGTTCTCGGTGAAGTCTCTGTTGCTATAGCTTGTTCTTGTTGCCATCCAGTATTTGAGGGTGTATTTTCAGCCACTGGTGTAGGTAATTGTACCATCCAGCGTTCACGAAGTGTCCCCGCAGAGGATTCGCCAGTTGTGCCAACAAATTCTACTCCTTTGGGGTCAAGTGTATAACCAGGAGTCAGTTCAACGACTATGCGCGTTGTTTGTTCGTCAAACTGCCCAACCCGGATAGCGCGAATTGCACCGCCCACCTGTTGGGTTAACTGCGGACGCCCAAATGTGGTTCCTGGCAAATCAATTACCAAACGAGTGGGGTTAAAAATTAATTGTGCTTGGGGTTGAACATCCCCCGAAGTATTAATTTCCAGACGATTTTGGTTGGTATCAAAACGCCAAGATTGGAGTCTCGCGGCCATTGCCGGCGACGACAGCATGAAGATAGTTCCAATAGTACTGGATAGTAACCAGTGTAATTTCACAGTCCTTTCTCCTAATTCACATTCATGGGAGCCGTCAACATCTCA contains:
- the sds gene encoding solanesyl diphosphate synthase, producing MTPATSLFTPVEADLRLLADNLKQLVGNRHPILFAAAEHLFGAGGKRIRPAIVLLISRATMLEQDITPRHRRLAEITEMIHTASLVHDDVVDESDVRRGVPTVHSLFGNRIAILAGDFLFAQSSWYLANLDNLEVVKLLSEVIMDLATGEIQQGLNRFDASISIETYLQKSYYKTASLIANSSKAAGLLSEVSRETVEHLYSYGRHFGIAFQIVDDILDFTSTTDTLGKPVGSDLKSGNLTAPVLFALAQKPSLEVLIEREFAQEGDLEQALALIQDSQGIQQARELAAHHAKLAIEHLAVLPPSESHQALINIAEYTLSRLY
- the hetZ gene encoding heterocyst differentiation protein HetZ produces the protein MNSAATATIPSANILGENSKGVEVIFQLLSREFQQSTKASEQNCHDVARRITTEVYRICQESKRIQASGSVESSAMTLARHRLQQCLRYYQLGSNRGRVELHSTLSAIIYRYINPPQKQLSYQGRLTIIEDFLQSFYLEALNAFRRENQLGVTYRPQTLLELSEYMAFTERYGKRRIPLPGRQQQLIILRAQTFSQHQPPETSVDIEQAAEGSNNEGDGCWEEPAVHQLRSTMATQAEPEPEEDTLRSVVVTELMNYLEERQQSDCANYFSLRLQDLSAQEIESILGLTPRQRDYLQQRFKYHLIRFALLHRWELVHEWLEASLHTNLGLTPQQWQVYTAQLDNKQRSLLELKQQGQADEKIAKTLGLSMAQLQKRWFKILEQAWEIRNSLVSGSGASTHE
- a CDS encoding N-acetylmuramoyl-L-alanine amidase, giving the protein MKLHWLLSSTIGTIFMLSSPAMAARLQSWRFDTNQNRLEINTSGDVQPQAQLIFNPTRLVIDLPGTTFGRPQLTQQVGGAIRAIRVGQFDEQTTRIVVELTPGYTLDPKGVEFVGTTGESSAGTLRERWMVQLPTPVAENTPSNTGWQQEQAIATETSPRTSPSVFSQRNIYNVVTPNPVNPPKNGILAARVTQIENLQVTGDGFFIRTNGGNPQIQVNRSNDQRAVNIDITGATLSPNLGQRDLPINRYGVSRIQFSQLQTSPSVVRMTLQVDENSQNWRATTSSIGGFVVLPSRGVAQLPGGNSLRPIPSTNTSPATIESVQLAGNGTQLLIRADLALSAIGGWDRTSGLFRITINNARLAPKVTGPNFNANSPILRVRLQPQESNTVVVLVQPAAGVQIGELNQVGDQLLALELQRSGSVTPPITLPPLPSPNLSQFPNPTDNPRPISQPQPRPSVKRGKLLVVIDPGHGGKDSGAPGLGGLLEKDVILPIGKRVAAILEQNGVQAVLTRDADFFVELQGRVEIAERVNATAFVSIHANSVDNRPDVNGLEVYYYDSGYALAEVVRNTILQNISTIKDRGTRKARFYVLRKSSMPSILVETGYMTGREDNPRLGTPEYQNQMAEAIARGILKYLQR
- the murI gene encoding glutamate racemase, with amino-acid sequence MYSSSIFEANLDNFSEQEPQRAPIGIFDSGVGGLTVLRQLYRQLPNESIVYFGDTARLPYGIRSQTEILQFTREIITWLQQQQVKMVIMACNTSSALALETVRQEFNIPILGVILPGAKAAVQQGKRIGVIATPATAKSNAYKHAIIEIAPNVQVWQVGCPEFVPLIEQNRIHDPYTAEVARAYLEPLLEQEIDTLVHGCTHYPHLTPVLRSLLPSHVQLIDPAVHVVAACAQELDLLGLKNTHLPLPTRFAVSGCPKQFSQSGVQWLGYTPMVEEVCFTDTAISQLH